A window from Rana temporaria chromosome 8, aRanTem1.1, whole genome shotgun sequence encodes these proteins:
- the LOC120910104 gene encoding zinc finger protein 551-like produces MEEGCPLDSHNSTQEDLQYTENGTSGDQKSMEEGEVIMKSKQEKSSLLLNANGLYLWNSTEGHLAVSQSYVAEDNGIVQYFVGVNHVTQSIHHIPSHPDRLIHPSNCEEPPHTSNGDSRDVHLRPHSVPTSTDLAVDPLTCSECGKIFIYRRHLLRHQKLHASHRYSCSECGKCFSEENLLLVHKKIHTGERPFSCSECGKAYILKSALVKHQGIHIGERPYSCSECEKAFFEKGQLDIHQRIHTGERPHLCSECGKRYTRKSDLLAHQRIHTGDSPHLCSECGKRFTRKSDLLIHQRIHTGERPHLCSECGKRYTRKSDLLAHQRIHTGESPHLCSECGKRFTRKSDLLTHQRIHMGERPFSCSECGKFFCFKNSLVIHQRIHTGERPFSCSECGKCFCFKNSLVIHQRIHTGVRPYSCPECGKCFRYKRDLIKHQRIHTGERLFLCSECGKCFIRKAALTTHQKIHTGEHSF; encoded by the exons atggaggagggttgTCCTCTGGATTCCCACAATTCTACACAGGAAGATCTCCAATATACAGAGAATGGGACATCAGGAGATCAGAAGTCTATGGAGGAAGGGGAGGTGATTATGAAAAGTAAACAGGAAAAATCTTCTCTACTTCTCAACGCAA ATGGACTCTATCTATGGAACTCTACTGAGGGACATCTTGCTGTATCTCAAAGTTATGTTGCAGAAGATAATGGAATTGTACAATATTTTGTAGGAGTAAATCACGTTACTCAAAGCATCCATCACATACCTTCCCATCCAGACCGATTGATCCATCCCTCTAATTGTGAGGAACCTCCACATACATCCAATGGTGATAGTCGGGATGTCCATCTAAGACCTCACAGTGTGCCGACATCAACAGATCTAGCAGTGGATCCATTAACGTGCTCCGAGTGTGGGAAAATCTTCATTTACAGAAGACACCTTCTTCGACACCAGAAACTTCATGCGAGCCATcgttattcatgttcagagtgcggaaaatgtttttctgaGGAAAATCTGCTCCTCGTGCACAAGAAAATTCATACAggggagcgtcctttttcatgttcagagtgcggaaaagCTTACATTCTGAAAAGCGCACTGGTTAAACACCAGGGAATTCACattggtgagcgtccttattcgtgttcagagtgcgagAAAGCTTTCTTTGAGAAAGGACAACTTGAtatacaccagagaattcacacgggtgagcgtcctcatttatgttcagagtgtgggaaacgtTACACTCGGAAATCAGACCTTCTtgcacaccagagaattcacacgggcgaTAGTCCTCAtttatgttcagagtgtgggaaacgtTTCACTCGGAAATCAGACCTTCttatacaccagagaattcacacgggtgagcgtcctcatttatgttcagagtgtgggaaacgtTACACTCGGAAATCAGACCTTCTtgcacaccagagaattcacacgggcgagAGTCCTCAtttatgttcagagtgtgggaaacgtTTCACTCGGAAATCGGACCTTCTtacacaccagagaattcacatggGTGAGCGTCCGTtctcgtgttcagagtgcgggaaattttTCTGTTTTAAAAACTCACTGGttatacaccagagaattcacacgggtgagcgtccgttctcgtgttcagagtgcgggaaatgtttctgtTTTAAAAACTCACTGGttatacaccagagaattcacacgggggtgcgtccttattcatgtccagagtgcgggaaatgttttcgtTACAAGAGAGATCTTATTaagcaccagagaattcacacgggcgagCGCCTTTTcttatgttcagagtgcgggaaatgtttcattcGAAAGGCAGCACTTACTACGCACCAGAAAATTCACACCGGGGAGCATTCTTTTtaa
- the LOC120910547 gene encoding zinc finger protein 615-like, whose amino-acid sequence MPFLRSPQDGSHCERLKKTGSVVADRKFGVKEGCPRCLYSRDSTQEGHTIPHHHQAAELKDIKIEIKEEEGETFVSGDPQSTEEGGQLYSGDSTQKDYSIFHHDQNEELKDIKVEVKQEEEERLVSGDQQSMEEGEMIMKSKQEESSLHIDANGLYTWNSRERNPILCTNVNGEDHGIVKNAQEDNRITQIMHHVPYTSLYTSMDISNPEESSDKSHRVSLDSSTDPSNPREMSLTDEGVHKVKSLFTCSVCGKSFTRKRTHREHQRLHTGEHLYSCSECHKCFIDKGHLLRHERIHTGERPFSCAECGKCFTQKGDLHIHQRIHTGERPYSCSECGKCFTDKKVLLTHQKYHTGERPFSCSECGKSFILKSELVRHQRTHTGERPFSCSECGKCFTQKGALHKHQIIHTRERPFTCSECGKSFIEKGKLLIHQRIHTGELPFSCSECGKCFIANAKLLRHQRTHIAKVPLPCQ is encoded by the exons ATGCCATTTTTAAGATCGCCACAAGATGGCTCCCACTGTGAGCGGCTCAAAAAGACTGGAAGTGTTGTAGCAGATAGGAAGTTTGGGGTcaaag agggATGTCCCCGTtgtctgtattcccgggattccacacaggaaggtcacaccataccccaccatcatcag GCTGCAGAACTGAAAGACATCAAAATTgagattaaagaggaagaagGTGAGACGTTCGTGAGTGGAGATCCACAGTCTACGGAGGAAGGTGGTCAATTATATTCCGGGGATTCCACACAAAAAGATTATAGCATCTTTCACCATGATCAG AATGAAGaactgaaagacatcaaagttgaggttaaacaggaagaagaagagaggttggtgagtggagatcagcagtctatggaggagggggagatgattaTGAAAAGTAAACAGGAGGAATCTTCTCTACATATTGACGCAA ATGGACTTTATACCTGGAATAGCAGGGAGAGGAATCCTATTCTATGTACGAATGTTAATGGAGAAGACCATGGCATTGTAAAAAATGCTCAAGAAGATAATCGTATTACTCAAATTATGCATCACGTACCTTACACTTCTCTTTATACCTCAATGGATATCTCTAATCCTGAGGAATCGTCTGATAAATCACATAGAGTTAGTCTAGATAGTTCAACAGATCCATCTAATCCCAGGGAAATGTCTTTAACTGATGAAGGAGTTCACAAAGTGAAGAGTTTATTTACATGCTCCGTGTGTGGGAAATCTTTTACTCGAAAGAGAACTCATCGTGAACACCAGAGATTGCATACAGGGGAGCATCTATATTCATGTTCAGAATGCCATAAATGTTTTATTGACAAAGGACACCTTCTTAGACatgagagaattcacacgggtgagcgtcctttttcatgtgcggagtgcgggaaatgtttcacacAGAAAGGAGACCTTCATATACACCAGAGAATCCACACAGGTGAACGGCCCTACTCAtgctcagagtgtgggaaatgttttacagaTAAAAAAGTTCTTCTTACACACCAGAAGTATCACACAGGAGAGCGTCCtttctcatgttcagagtgcgggaaatcattCATTcttaaaagtgaacttgttagaCACCAGAGAACTCATACTGGCGAGCGTCCtttctcatgttcagagtgtgggaaatgtttcactcagaAGGGAGCCCTTCATAAACACCAGATAATTCACACGCGTGAGCGCCCTTttacatgttcagagtgtggaaaGTCTTTCATTGAGAAAGGAAAACTTCTTATACACCAAAGAATTCACACAGGCGAGCTTCCATTCtcctgttcagagtgtgggaagtgtttcatCGCAAATGCAAAACTCCTTAGACACCAGAGAACTCACATTGCTAAGGTTCCTTTACCCTGTCAGTAA
- the LOC120909993 gene encoding zinc finger protein 260-like isoform X1 has translation MFARGDQCPMKEGGPLCSFYSLKDQSLPHHDQGEELEDVKVEVKVEEQTLVSGDQQSMEEGEIIMKSKEEESSLHKDTSGHNVRNSSEDYRILSPDYNPEDKNIVQYSPGANPVTPNIHPRPSQLERSTDPSNPEESSDKSYTMTSETHLRSHSAERPTDTSNPRESSLSCEGIHTEESSLSCSVCGKSFTYRKALLTHIRNHKRERPFSCPECGKCFPEKNLLITHHRIHTGERPFSCLECGKRFIKIGDLHKHQKTHTGERPFSCSECGKSFTQKSSLLTHLKSHTGERPFSCSDCGKCFSLKHVLLYHQRIHTGERPYSCSECGKSFTQKGHFLSHQRIHTGERPYSCSECGKCFTQKETLHKHQRCHTGERPYSCSECGKCFTQIQALHKHQRCHTGERPYSCSECGKSFAEKKVLHAHQKSHTGERPFSCSECGKRFSEKGSLHKHQRTHTGERPFSCLECGKCFSEKGNLLIHQRIHTGERPFSCPECGKCFTIKQHFLKHQRSHTGERPFTCAECGKRFSQKGNLNKHQRIHTGEGPYTCLECGKCYTQKESLQKHQSCHTGQQPYSYSECGKCFTGEIGLLAHQESHTGELSFSCSLCGKCFSEKGNFLRHQRTHTGERPFSCSQCGKCFGDQANLLKHKRIHTGERPFSCSECGKSFTLKQHLLTHQRIHTGERPFSCSECGKSFTLKQHLLTHQRIHTGERPFSCLECRECFTLKQHLLTHQKSHTG, from the exons ATGTTTGCGAGGGGAGATCAGTGTCCTATGAAGGAGGGTGGTCCTCTGTGTTCTTTTTATTCTTTGAAAGATCAGAGCCTCCCTCACCATGATCAG ggtgaagaactgGAAGATgtcaaagttgaggttaaagtggaggaacagacattggtgagtggagatcagcagtctatggaggagggggagataaTTATGAAAAGTAAAGAGGAGGAATCTTCTCTACATAAGGACACAA GTGGACACAATGTCCGGAATTCCTCTGAGGATTATCGTATTTTATCTCCAGATTATAATCCAGAAGATAAAAACATTGTACAATATTCTCCAGGAGCGAATCCCGTTACTCCAAATATACATCCCAGACCTTCCCAATTGGAAAGATCAACGGATCCCTCCAATCCTGAGGAATCTTCTGATAAATCCTACACTATGACATCAGAAACCCACCTGAGATCTCACAGTGCGGAGAGACCCACCGATACATCTAATCCCCGGGAATCTTCTTTAAGCTGTGAAGGAATTCACACAGAGGAGAGTTCGTTGTCATGCTCAGTGTGTGGGAAATCGTTCACCTACAGAAAAGCACTTCTAACGCACATTAGAAATCACAAGCGCGAGCGACCTTTTTCATgccccgagtgcgggaaatgcttccCCGAGAAAAACCTACTTATCACCCACCATAGAATTCATACCGGAGAGCGTCCTTTCTCATGTTTAGAGTGCGGGAAACGTTTCATTAAGATAGGAGATCTTCATAAACATCAGAAAACTCACACGggggagcgtcctttttcatgttcagagtgcgggaaaagttttacTCAGAAAAGCTCACTTCTTACACACCTCAAAAGTCACACAGGCGAGCGGCCTTTCTCGTGTTCAgactgcgggaaatgtttcagtcTGAAACATGTACTCCTTtatcaccagagaattcacacgggcgagCGCCCTTATTCgtgttcggagtgcgggaaaagtttcacTCAAAAAGGACACTTTCTTTCACACCAGAGAATTCATaccggtgagcgtccttattcatgctcagagtgtgggaaatgcttTACCCAGAAAGAAACCCTTCATAAACACCAGCGATGTCACACGGGTGAACGTCCctattcgtgttcagagtgcgggaaatgtttcactcagaTACAAGCCCTTCATAAACATCAGAGATGTCACACAGGTGAGCGACCTTATTCGTGCtccgagtgcgggaaaagttttgcAGAGAAAAAAGTACTTCATGCACACCAGAAAAGTCATACGggggagcgtcctttttcatgttccgAGTGCGGGAAACGTTTCAGCGAAAAGGGAAGCCTTCATAAacaccagagaactcacacaggcgagcgtcctttttcatgtttagagtgtgggaaatgtttcagtGAGAAAGGAAACCTTCTTatccaccagagaattcacacaggtgagcgtcctttttcatgtccagagtgcgggaaatgttttactatTAAACAACACTTTCTTaaacaccagagaagtcacacagGTGAGCGCCCTTTTACTTGTGCAGAGTGCGGAAAACGTTTTAGTCAAAAAGGAAACCTTAataaacaccagagaattcacacgggtgagggTCCTTACACATgtttagagtgcgggaaatgttacaCTCAGAAAGAAAGCCTTCAAAAACATCAGAGCTGTCACACAGGTCAACAACCTTATTCAtactcagagtgcgggaaatgctttacAGGGGAAATAGGACTTCTTGCACACCAGGAAAGTCACACGGGAGAGCTGTCTTTCTCATGTTCactgtgcgggaaatgtttcagtgAGAAAGGAAACTTTCTCAgacatcagagaactcacacaggtgagcgtcctttttcatgttcgcagtgcgggaagtgttttggCGATCAAGCAAACCTTCTTAAGCACaaaagaattcacacaggtgagcgtcctttctcatgttcagagtgcgggaaatctttcactttaAAGCAACACCTTCTtacacaccagagaattcacacgggggagcgtcctttctcatgttcagagtgcgggaaatctttcactttaAAGCAACACCTTCTtacacaccagagaattcacacgggggaGCGTCCTTTCTCTTGTTTAGAGTGCAGGGAATGTTTCACGTTAAAACAACACCTTCTTACACACCAGAAAAGTCACACAGGTTAG
- the LOC120909993 gene encoding gastrula zinc finger protein XlCGF26.1-like isoform X2 encodes MFARGDQCPMKEGGPLCSFYSLKDQSLPHHDQGEELEDVKVEVKVEEQTLVSGDQQSMEEGEIIMKSKEEESSLHKDTSGHNVRNSSEDYRILSPDYNPEDKNIVQYSPGANPVTPNIHPRPSQLERSTDPSNPEESSDKSYTMTSETHLRSHSAERPTDTSNPRESSLSCEGIHTEESSLSCSVCGKSFTYRKALLTHIRNHKRERPFSCPECGKCFPEKNLLITHHRIHTGERPFSCLECGKRFIKIGDLHKHQKTHTGERPFSCSECGKSFTQKSSLLTHLKSHTGERPFSCSDCGKCFSLKHVLLYHQRIHTGERPYSCSECGKSFTQKGHFLSHQRIHTGERPYSCSECGKCFTQKETLHKHQRCHTGERPYSCSECGKCFTQIQALHKHQRCHTGERPYSCSECGKSFAEKKVLHAHQKSHTGERPFSCSECGKRFSEKGSLHKHQRTHTGERPFSCLECGKCFSEKGNLLIHQRIHTGERPFSCPECGKCFTIKQHFLKHQRSHTGERPFTCAECGKRFSQKGVREMLHSERKPSKTSELSHRSTTLFILRVREMLYRGNRTSCTPGKSHGRAVFLMFTVREMFQ; translated from the exons ATGTTTGCGAGGGGAGATCAGTGTCCTATGAAGGAGGGTGGTCCTCTGTGTTCTTTTTATTCTTTGAAAGATCAGAGCCTCCCTCACCATGATCAG ggtgaagaactgGAAGATgtcaaagttgaggttaaagtggaggaacagacattggtgagtggagatcagcagtctatggaggagggggagataaTTATGAAAAGTAAAGAGGAGGAATCTTCTCTACATAAGGACACAA GTGGACACAATGTCCGGAATTCCTCTGAGGATTATCGTATTTTATCTCCAGATTATAATCCAGAAGATAAAAACATTGTACAATATTCTCCAGGAGCGAATCCCGTTACTCCAAATATACATCCCAGACCTTCCCAATTGGAAAGATCAACGGATCCCTCCAATCCTGAGGAATCTTCTGATAAATCCTACACTATGACATCAGAAACCCACCTGAGATCTCACAGTGCGGAGAGACCCACCGATACATCTAATCCCCGGGAATCTTCTTTAAGCTGTGAAGGAATTCACACAGAGGAGAGTTCGTTGTCATGCTCAGTGTGTGGGAAATCGTTCACCTACAGAAAAGCACTTCTAACGCACATTAGAAATCACAAGCGCGAGCGACCTTTTTCATgccccgagtgcgggaaatgcttccCCGAGAAAAACCTACTTATCACCCACCATAGAATTCATACCGGAGAGCGTCCTTTCTCATGTTTAGAGTGCGGGAAACGTTTCATTAAGATAGGAGATCTTCATAAACATCAGAAAACTCACACGggggagcgtcctttttcatgttcagagtgcgggaaaagttttacTCAGAAAAGCTCACTTCTTACACACCTCAAAAGTCACACAGGCGAGCGGCCTTTCTCGTGTTCAgactgcgggaaatgtttcagtcTGAAACATGTACTCCTTtatcaccagagaattcacacgggcgagCGCCCTTATTCgtgttcggagtgcgggaaaagtttcacTCAAAAAGGACACTTTCTTTCACACCAGAGAATTCATaccggtgagcgtccttattcatgctcagagtgtgggaaatgcttTACCCAGAAAGAAACCCTTCATAAACACCAGCGATGTCACACGGGTGAACGTCCctattcgtgttcagagtgcgggaaatgtttcactcagaTACAAGCCCTTCATAAACATCAGAGATGTCACACAGGTGAGCGACCTTATTCGTGCtccgagtgcgggaaaagttttgcAGAGAAAAAAGTACTTCATGCACACCAGAAAAGTCATACGggggagcgtcctttttcatgttccgAGTGCGGGAAACGTTTCAGCGAAAAGGGAAGCCTTCATAAacaccagagaactcacacaggcgagcgtcctttttcatgtttagagtgtgggaaatgtttcagtGAGAAAGGAAACCTTCTTatccaccagagaattcacacaggtgagcgtcctttttcatgtccagagtgcgggaaatgttttactatTAAACAACACTTTCTTaaacaccagagaagtcacacagGTGAGCGCCCTTTTACTTGTGCAGAGTGCGGAAAACGTTTTAGTCAAAAAG gagtgcgggaaatgttacaCTCAGAAAGAAAGCCTTCAAAAACATCAGAGCTGTCACACAGGTCAACAACCTTATTCAtactcagagtgcgggaaatgctttacAGGGGAAATAGGACTTCTTGCACACCAGGAAAGTCACACGGGAGAGCTGTCTTTCTCATGTTCactgtgcgggaaatgtttcagtgA